GCCCGGCAATGTCCCGCTGATCGGACGCAGCCGCGTGCCGAACCTCTGGTACAACACCGGCCACGGGACGCTCGGATGGACGCTCGCCTGCGGCTCTGCCAGCTGCCTCACCGCCCTGATGTCGGGTCGTCCGGTGCCGGTGCGCAACTTTCCATTCCTGGGAAACATGGTCTGAGCTTGGCATCTCAACGCCCGTCCCGCTGGACCGGGTGCCTTCGCCGCACCCGCAGTCCCGCTACCGCGGGCCGGCGAACCCGGACCGGCACACCCTCCCGATTCGACCCCGGCCTCGAATTCGCCCGAACGCCGCGGCCGGTGCCGCAGCCGCTTACTTGACGATCTTCAGATGGTTGCGAGGTGCTGTCGGGCGCTTTTCCGCAGGGGGCGTCGCGACAGGATTGCTCTCGTCCTGCTGTCCGCCGACTTGCTCGGTCGGGACATCCGGTGCCTCGACGGCGGCTTCCAGTTCGAACGCCATGCCGTGCCCGTTCTCCCGTGCGTAGATCGCAAGAACATTCGACACCGGGACCGAGAGTGCGTGGGCGACGCCGCCGAAACGCGCCTGGAAAGTGATCAGCTCGTTGCCCATGACGAGTTGCTGCGTCGCTTCGGGACCCAGGTTGAGCACGATCTGTCCGTCTTGTGCGTAGCCCGACGGGACCACGGTACGCTCGTCGACGAGTACCGCGATATGGGGCGTGAAGCCCTGGTCGACGCACCATTCGAAAATGGCGCGAAGCAGATAGGGTTTGGTAGATGTGTTTGTCATGGTCAGGTCGCTCCCCTTACAGGGAGCCTCGGCGTTCAGCGCCGCATCACCTTTTCGGACGGAGTCAGGGCATCGATGAAGCCCTGCCGGCTGAAAATGCGCTCGGCGTATTTCATGAGGTTCGCAGCGGCCTTCGGCAGTTCGATGCCGTAATGCTCGAGGCGCCACAGCAACGGCGCGATCGCGACGTCGAGCATCGAGAACTCGTCGCCGAGCATGAACTTCTGCTTGACGAAGATCGGTGCGAGCTGGACGAGCTGGTCACGCACGTGGGCGCGGCTCTTTTCGACGCCTTTCTGGTTTTTCTCGAGCACGTCGATGTGCGAGAACAGTTCGTGTTCGAACGTGTGCAGCAGCTGGCGGGCGCGCGCGCGCAGGATCGGGTCGGGCGGCATCAGCTGCGGATGGGGGAAGCGCTCGTCGATGTACTCGTTGATGATGTTCGCCTCGTACAGGACGAGATCGCGGTCGACCAGCACCGGCACCCGGTTGTACGGGTTGATGACGGCGATGTCTTCGGGCTTGTTGTAGAGGTCGACGTCGATGACCTCGAAGTCCATTCCCTTTTCGAAGAGCACGATCCGGCAGCGGTGACTGAACGGATCGGTTGTGCCGGAATACAGGTTCATCATGTTGTTGCAGCTCCTGATACAAAAGCAAAGCGCACCACGCGATGACCGCGTGGTGCGTCAGATTCAGTGAGTGTGCGGATCAGGTCCGGCGGGCGCTCAGTGAATATCCTTCCAGTAATTTTTCTTCAAAGCATAGGAGAGCACGAACAGCCCCGCCAGGAAGATCAGGACGTAGATCCCGATCGTCTTGCGTTTGTCGGCCATCGGCTCGCCCATCCAGACCAGGAAGGAGACCAGATCGGCAACCGTCTTGTCATATTCCTCGACGCTCATCGTGCCCGGCGTCGCCAGTTCGAGCGCGACCGCTTTCGTGCCGTCCTCGTGCTCGGTGACCTTCGCGATCTGCTGGCCCTGCAGTTCCCACAGCGCGTGCGGCATGCCGACGTTGCCGAATACCACGTTGTTCCAGCCGGTCGGGCGCGCCGGATCACGGTAGAACTGGCGCAGATACGTGTACAGCCAGTCGGCACCGCTGCCGAACTCGGATGCGCGCTGGCGCGCGATCAGCGTCAGGTCGGGCGGCGTCACGCCGAACCACACTTTCGATTCGGCCGGACGCATCGCGATCTTCATCAGGTCGCCGATGCGTTCGCCGGTGAACATCAGGTTGTCACGGATCTGCTGCTCGTCGAGACCGATCTGCTGCAGCGTGTTGTAACGCGCGAAGCTCGCGCTGTGACAGTTCAGGCAGTAGTTGACGAACACCTTGGCGCCATTTTGCAGCGCGGCCGGCTCCGAACTGACCGGTGCCTTGTCGAGGTGCAGTTCCGCCCCGGCCGACAGCGCGAGAGCCGGTGCGAACAGCACGATGGCGGCCAGGCGCTTGAGAGTCTTGATCACACGAATGCTCATTTGAACGTCACCCTTTCCGGTTCGGGTTTGCACTTGTCGAGTTTGCTGTACCACGGCATCAACAGGAAGAACGCGAAGTACAGCACCGAGCAGATCTGGGCGACCAGGGTACGGCCGGGGGTCGGGGCAGCACGCCGAGGTAGCCGAGGATGAAGAACGCGACCAGGAACACTGCGAGGATCGCCTTGAACAGCCCGCCCTTGTAGCGGACCGACTTCACGGGGCTGCGGTCGAGCCACGGCAGGAAGGCGATGATCACGACCGACGCACCCATCGCGACGACGCCCCAGAACTTCGCATCGACGCCGAACAGCGGGTACGTGACCGCGCGCAGGATCGAGTAGAACGGCGTGAAGTACCACACCGGCGCGATATGCGGCGGCGTCTTCAGCGGGTCGGCGGGGATGAAGTTGTTGTACTCGAGGAAGTAGCCGCCGCCCTCGGGCGCGAAGAACAGGATTGCCGAGAACACGATCAGGAAACCGACCACGCCCATGATGTCCTTCACGGTGTAGTACGGGTGAAACGGAATGCCGTCGAGCGGGATCCCGTTGGCGTCCTTTTTCTTCTTGATCTCGACCCCGTCCGGGTTGTTCGAGCCGACTTCGTGCAGCGCGACGATGTGCGCCAGCACCAGGCCGATCAGCACCAGCGGCACGGCGATCACGTGGAACGAGAAGAAGCGGTTCAGCGTCGCGTCGGACACGACGTAGTCACCGCGGATGATCAGCGACAGGTCCGGCCCGATCACGGGGATCGCGGAGAACAGGTTCACGATCACCTGCGCCCCCCAGAACGACATCTGTCCCCACGGCAGCAGGTAGCCCATGAACGCTTCGGCCATCAGCGCGAGGAAGATCAGCGTGCCGAACACCCAGATCAGCTCGCGCGGCTTGCGGTACGAGCCGTACAGCAGGCCGCGGAACATGTGCAGGTAGACGACGACGAAGAACGCCGACGCGCCGGTCGAGTGCAGGTAGCGGATCAGCCAGCCGCCCGGCACTTCGCGCATGATGTACTCGACGCTCGCGAACGCGACGGGGACGCCGGACGCGTTCAGCGAAGCATCGGGCTTGTAGTGCATGACCAGGAAAATGCCGGTCACGATCTGGATCACCAGCACCAGAAGCGCCAGCGAGCCGAAGAAGTACCAGAAATTGAAGTTCTTCGGCGCGTAGTATTCCGACAGGTGCGCCTTCCAGGTCGACGTGAGCGGGAAGCGCGCGTCGATCCAGTGCATCAGTTCTTGTGATTTTGTAGTCATCGCTTAGGCCTTTGCGTCGTCACCGATGAGAATCCGCGTATCCGCGAGGAACTTGTAGGGCGGAATCTCGAGATTGTCCGGCGCCGGCATGCTGCGATAGACGCGCCCGGCAAGGTCGAACAGGGAGCCATGGCAGGGGCACAGGAAACCGCCTGGCCAGTCCGGCCCCACGCCGCTTTCGGCACCGACCTTGAACTTGTCGCTCGGCGAACAGCCCAGATGGGTGCAGATGCCGACCGCGACGAGGTATTCGGGGTTGATCGAACGGTGCTTGTTCTGCGCGTATTCCGGCTGCATCGGTTTTTCCGAAGCCGGATCGCTCACCAGCGGCTCGGTCTTTTCCAGCGACGCGAGCATTTCCGGCGTGCGCCGCAGGATCCACACCGGCTTGCCGCGCCACTCCACGGTCATCATCTCGCCCGGTGCGAGCTTGCCGATATCCGCTTCGACCGGAGCGCCTGCCGCCTTGGCGCGTTCCGACGGCGTCAAACTGGCAACGAACGGCACCGCCGTCGCGACCACTGCAACGCCACCGACCGCCGACGTTGCGACAAGCAGTTGGCGACGGCCACTGTCCATCTTCTGATCCATGCTCATGACATCATTCCTGAAAAGAAAGCCATTCCCGGATACAAAAAAACTGCCGGATTCTATCAAACTGGCCGCAACATAAAAAGCATAAAGCTCAAAGGTGTATTCGGATCATGTATTTAGCATCGCGCACGAAGGCCCGGAACGCAGCGGCAACGCGGCGTTTTGTGCGGTGCAACAGCCTACTCCGGGGAATCAGAGGGGGCGCCTCTCGACGAGCGCCTGCGCGATCGTGCCGGTGTCGGTGTGCTCGAGTTCGCCGCCCACCGGCACGCCCCGCGACAGACGGCTGACCCTGATGCCACGCGCGGCGAGCAGTTCCGCGACGATGTGGGCGGTCGCCTCGCCTTCATTCGTGAAGTTCGTCGCGAGGATCACTTCCTGCACGGTGCTGTCGGCGACCCGGGCGAGCAGCTTGTCGAACTTGAGCTCGCGCGGACCGATGCCGTCGAGCGGCGACAGACGGCCCATGAGGACGTAATACAGGCCGTTGTACGCATGGGTCTGCTCGATCACCGCGAGATCGGCCGGCATTTCGACGACGCACAGCAGCGACGCGTCGCGCTGCGGGCTCGCACAGCGCTGGCAGATCTCGGTTTCGGTAAACGTGTTGCAGCGTTCGCAATGACGCAGCACCGCGAGCGCATTGCCGAGCGCCCGGGCAAGGCGGTCGGCGCCGCGCTGGTCGCGCTGCAAAAGATGGTAGGCCATGCGCTGCGCGGACTTCGGCCCGACTCCGGGCAGGCCGCGCAGCGCGTCGATCAGCTCGTCGAGACTGGAAGGGGACATTCAGAACGGCAGCTTCATCCCGGGCGGCAGGTTGAGGCCGGACGTGAAGCCCGCCATTTTCTCCTGCGTCGTGGTTTCCACACGTCGCACCGCGTCATTGACAGCGGCGGCGAGGAGATCCTCGAGCATTTCCTTGTCGTCCATCACCGAGTCGTCGATGGTCACCCGGCGCACGTCGTACTTGCAGGTCATCAGCACCTTGACCATCCCGGCGCCCGACTGCCCTTCGACTTCGACCGAAGCCAGCTGGTCCTGCATCTTCTTCATGTTTTCCTGCATCTGCTGGGCCTGTTTCATCAGCCCGGCAATTCCGCCTTTCATCATCGCCAGATTCTCCGCATGAGGAATTCAAAGTGGTCTTACCGACGCTTCCACGAGGGACGCGTCGAATCGTTCCATCAGTTCACGCACGAAAGGGTCGCTCTCGAGCGCCGCGACGGCCTCGATGTGCCGCGCCCGTTTTTCTGCCTGGTCGCGCTGCGCCGGGGTTTCGCCGGCGATCGCGCCGGTCTCGATCCTGAGCCGCAGCGGACTCCCATATTGCACCGCGAGCGCGTCCTGCAGGCGGTCGACGAGCCCCGGATTCATGCCGAGCAAATGGCGATGGGTCTCGGACAGCCGAAGGTTCAGCACGCCGTCGGCAAATCCGGCCCATTCGCAGTGCTGCGCCAGTTCCCGCACCATCCCGCCAAGGCCCAGTGCGCGCAGGATCGCATGCCATCCGCCGGCTGCGAAGGCCGACGCGATTCCGGTCATCGTTGTGCCAGCGGACGCAGCCGTGGCTTGCTGCCGCTCGGCACACGCAACAGCACTCCCGGCTGCCGCCGTCGCGCTTCGTTCTGGCACAGCCCGCTCGACCTCCGCGTTGCCTGAGCGCAGGGGGCCCGACACAGCCGACGAGACCGCTTGCGACACGGAGCCTTCGGCGAACGCTTCCGGCGGCAGATCCTCCCACGGCGGAACGGAGTTCGACGGTTCGACCGGACTTTCGGTGACTGCCCCGGCGCGGCCCGGCGACGAAGCTGTCCCGGCTTCGGCGATCGCGCGTTCGCGTCGGGGCTGCTCCGGCGGCAGCACCTTTGCGACCGCGGGGCTTGCCGGCGGCGCCGCATCGCGTGGCGCCACCGGTGCCGTCGTTCGTGCTGCGAAGCTCGCGGCCGGCCGGGGCGACGGAGAGATGACACGCGCGCGCCCGGCCCCGCCTCCGCCCGCCGCATCGTCGGGACTGCCGAGCGGCGCCGGCTGTTCGGGGCGAAACGCGTGCAGGCGCAACAGGCTCATCGTGAAGCCCGCATAGTCGTCCGGCGCCAGCGACAGTTCATCGCGCCCGTGGATGGCGATCTGGTAGGCGAGTTGCAGGAACTCGGCGTCGAAAGCCTCGGCATACGGGGCGAGACGTTGGCGTTCCGCCTCGTCGGCGATCGCCGCCGGGGCGAACTGCGCGAGCGCGATGCGGTGCAGCAGCGAGGCGAGCGCCTGCAACGCCGCGTCGAACGACAGACTGCGCGCCTCCATGCGGTCGGCCACTGCGAGCATCCCGGCGACGTCGCCCGCTGCCAGCGCGTCGAGCACGGCATACAGATGGTCGTCGCCGACCGTGCCGAGCATGTGCGAGACCGGCTCTTCCTCGACGCGCCCCGAACCGTGCGCGATCGCCTGGTCGAGCAGCGACAGCGCGTCGCGCATCGAGCCGTTTGCCGCCTTGGCAAGGTGGCGCAGTGCGGGGGCCTCGAATGGCACGCCTTCGGCCTCGAGGATGCCGCCGAGATGGTCGATGATGTGGCCCGGGGGCATCTGCTTGAGGTTGAACTGCAGGCAGCGGGAGAGCACGGTGACCGGGATTTTCTGCGGGTCCGTCGTCGCGAGGATGAACTTGACGTGTTCGGGAGGCTCTTCGAGCGTCTTCAGCATCGCGTTGAACGCATGCCCGGTCAACATGTGGACTTCGTCGATCATGTAGACCTTGTAGCGCCCCTGCACCGGCGCATAGACCGCCTTGTCGAGCAGCGCCGCCATGTCCTCGACGCCGCGGTTCGAAGCCGCGTCCATCTCGACGTAGTCGGGAAAACGGTCCGCGTCGATCGCGCGGCAGGCGGCGCAAGTGCCACACGGCTCGGGGGTGACGCCGGTCTCGCAGTTCAGCGCTTTGGCGAGAATGCGCGAAATGGTCGTCTTGCCGACGCCGCGCGTGCCGGTGAACAGCCACGCGTGGTGGAGCCGGCCGCTCGCGAGCGCATGGCTGAGCGCCCGGACGACGTGTTCCTGGCCGACCAGCGTCGCGAAATTCTTCGGGCGCCACTTGCGGGCGAGAACCTGATAACTCATGGCAGGATTCTAGCAGAGCGGCCCTCGTCCCGCGGCGCCCCCGCCCGACGGACAACACGCATGCGCGCGTGAAACGGGCGCCGCCGGCCCAAATGAGCCGAAGGGCGTCTTCATCGGAAGACGCCCTTCGCGCGATTGTTTCGGGGTGGCGAGCCTGACCCCCGGCACTTGCAGGGAACGGCTGTGGCTGCTGCCTTCCGGCCCTGACCAGGTTCACCGCGCTGCAATGCGGGGAGACCCGCCACGGCCGCAATTGTACCAGCTTTGCAGCGGCCGGGCGGCTCCGGTGATGCGGTGCGCAACTGTTCCGGTCCCGTTCGGGCAGAGCTTGTGGACGCCCGAACGGTGCCGTGCTACCGGCCCAGCGCGAACGGGTCTTTCGGGATCAGCCTTTCAGCTCCGGGAAGTCCTCTTCGAAGAACTCCAGCGCGCCGCGCACTGTCGAGGCGTCCTTGCCCTGCTCGCTCCGGCGCAGCTCGACGCGCCGGATCTTGCCCGAGATGGTCTTCGGCAGGTCCGAGAATTCGATGCGGCGAATGCGCTTGTATGGTGCGAGCTTGTCGCGCGTGAAGGCGAAAATGTCTTTCGCGAGCTCCTTGCCGGCCTCGAAGCCCGGGGCGAGGATCACGTAGGCTTTCGGCACCGCAAGGCGCACCGGATCCGGGCTCGGCACGACCGCGGCTTCGGCGACCGCGGGGTGCTCGATCAGCACCGACTCGAGCTCGAACGGGCTGATGCGGTAATCCGACGCCTTGAACACGTCGTCGGCCCGGCCGACGTAGGTGATGTAGCCGTCGGCATCGATGGTCGCGACGTCCCCGGTGTGGTAGTGGCCGTTGCGCATGACTTCGCTGGTTTTCTCGGCGTCGCCGGCATAACCGAGCATCAACCCGACCGGACGCTTCGCGAGCACCAGCGACACTTCGCCCTCTTCGGCCGGCTTGTCGTCGGCGTCGAGCAGCGCGATCGTGTAGCCGGGCAACGGGCGGCCCATCGAACCGGACTTGAGCACCTGCCCCGGCGTGTTGCCGATCTGCGCAGTCGTTTCGGTCTGGCCGAAGCCGTCGCGGATCGTGATGCCCCACGCCTTCTTCACCTGGTCGATGACTTCGGGGTTGAGCGGTTCGCCGGCACCGATCAGCTCGCGCAGGTTCGTCTTCACCGACGCGAGATCCTGCTGGATCAGCATGCGCCACACGGTCGGCGGCGCGCACATCGTCGTGATTTCGTATTTCACCAGCACATCGAGCAGCGCGCGCGCGTTGAAGCGGTTGTAGTTGTACAGGAACACGCACGCGCCGGCGTTCCACGGCGCGAAGAAGCAACTCCACGCATGCTTCGCCCAGCCCGGGGAGCTGATGTTCATGTGGCGGTCGCCCGGCTGCAGGCCGATCCAGTACATCGTCGACAGGTGGCCGACCGGGTAGGACTGGTGGCTGTGCTCGACGAGCTTCGGCTTCGACGTCGTGCCGGACGTGAAATACAGCAGCAACGGGTCGGTGACGCGAGTCACCCCTTCAGGCGTGAACTCGGGCGACGCTGCGTATGCGTCCTCGAACGAGAGCCAGCCCCCAGTCGCGCCGCCGACGCTGATGCGCGTGTAGTCGCCGGGAAGTTCCGCGAACTTGTCGGTGTGGGCCTTGCCGATGACGACATGCCTGACCTGGCCGCGATCGAGACGGTCGAGCAGATCTTCGGGCGTCAGCAACGTGGTCGCCGGGATCACGACCGCGCCGAGCTTGATCGCCGCGAGCATCGTTTCCCACAGCGGCACTTCGTTGCCGAGCATGATCAGGATGCGGTCGCCACGCGCGACGCCCTGCGCGCGCAGCCAGTTCGCGACCCGGTTCGAGCGGGCCGACATCTCGGCGAACGACAGCTTCGCCTCCTGCCCGTCTTCCTCGACGATCCACAGCGCCGGCTTGTCGTTGCCTTGCGCCATCGTGTCGAAGTAGTCCAGCGCCCAGTTGAATTCGGTCAGTTGCGGCCACTGGAAGCCGGCATACGCGGTGGCGTAGTCGGTCCGGTTGGCCAGCAGGAAGTCGCGCGCTTTCAGAAACTCGGCCACTGCAGTCATGTGCTCTCCTTTCCCATATGCAACGCCGCGGACGTCCGTCCGCGACGCGTGTTATACGCCGGCTCGCAGTCCCTGGCTGCCACGTCCTGCACCACGGCGTGGCGCAGAAGCGGGGAAACAGTCCGCTGCTGGCGGAATGATTCGGCTCCGGCGATCCATGAAGATCGCCGGGCGGTATTGTGACGTTGACGTCAACGTCACGCAATCATCTCTCGCCGGTAGCCCGCAGCGGTCGAGCGGCCGGACGTTTTCGAGCACTTCGTGCTTCGCCGAATCCGCCAGTCGACCCCAGCCGCAGGAAAGCGTCGAAAAAATTTACAGCCCCGCTTGCGCACGAACCAAATACCTCAGGCTGTCCCGTTTAAACAGCGGTTTGCATGCCGCAGGAATGCTCCTTGCTGCCTCCGGACGACTCTTCATCGACCACGCAGCGAGGGCTTCATGCGTATGTCCAGCACTATCCGGTTCATGCTTTTGCTCACGCTGCTTCCGGTCACGGCGCTCGCAGCCCCTTTCAGCAATGTCTATTTCTTCGGCGACAGCCTGTCCGATACCGGCAACGACTTCCTCCTCAGCAGCGCGATCAACGCCGGCGATCCGGACTTTCCCATCGTCCCCGACCCGATCGGTTACCCCGCTTCCGGGCGATTCTCGAATGGCCCGGTATATTCGGAACTCTTCGCGAGGCGGCTCGGTTTCGACCTGCAGCCGTCGCGGCTCGGCGGGACGAACTACGCCTATGGCGGCGCGGGGACCGGTGCGGTGATCCTGCCCGGCTCGTCGAGCTTCATCGAGCAAGTGGAGCAATACGTCGGCGCTGCGGGCGGCGCGGACCCCGACGCGCTCTACGTCCTGTTCGTCGGATCGAATGATGTCCAGGACATTTTCGACGGTGCGCCGCCCGCCGCGACGATCGAGGCGGCGATCGGTCGAATCGGCACGGCCATCGAGGCCCTCGCGCTCGAAGGGGTGAATCATTTCCTGATTCCCAACATCCCCGATCTGGGGCTCGTGCCGGCGACCACCGGGAACGGCGCGACTGCGCGAAACGACGAGGCGACTGCCGTCAGCTTCGCGTTCAACGCTGCACTCGCCGCGTTGCTCGACAGCTTCGATCACCTCGACCTCCGGACTTTCGACACGTTCGCGCTGCTTAACGATGTCGTCATGAATCCTGCCGCGTTTGGCCTCGCGGACGCGCAGCACTGGTGTCAGCGCGAGATCGGCGTCACGCCGGACGGCCAGCCGCAATACGAGCTGCTGTGCAGCGCGGCCGAAGCCGACCGCCATCTCTTCTGGGACTACACCCACCCGACGACCGCAGGACACCGCGCGCTCGCCGACGCGCTGTTCGCCGCACTGCAGATT
The window above is part of the Azoarcus sp. PA01 genome. Proteins encoded here:
- a CDS encoding ClpXP protease specificity-enhancing factor, with translation MTNTSTKPYLLRAIFEWCVDQGFTPHIAVLVDERTVVPSGYAQDGQIVLNLGPEATQQLVMGNELITFQARFGGVAHALSVPVSNVLAIYARENGHGMAFELEAAVEAPDVPTEQVGGQQDESNPVATPPAEKRPTAPRNHLKIVK
- a CDS encoding glutathione S-transferase N-terminal domain-containing protein; this encodes MMNLYSGTTDPFSHRCRIVLFEKGMDFEVIDVDLYNKPEDIAVINPYNRVPVLVDRDLVLYEANIINEYIDERFPHPQLMPPDPILRARARQLLHTFEHELFSHIDVLEKNQKGVEKSRAHVRDQLVQLAPIFVKQKFMLGDEFSMLDVAIAPLLWRLEHYGIELPKAAANLMKYAERIFSRQGFIDALTPSEKVMRR
- a CDS encoding cytochrome c1, translating into MSIRVIKTLKRLAAIVLFAPALALSAGAELHLDKAPVSSEPAALQNGAKVFVNYCLNCHSASFARYNTLQQIGLDEQQIRDNLMFTGERIGDLMKIAMRPAESKVWFGVTPPDLTLIARQRASEFGSGADWLYTYLRQFYRDPARPTGWNNVVFGNVGMPHALWELQGQQIAKVTEHEDGTKAVALELATPGTMSVEEYDKTVADLVSFLVWMGEPMADKRKTIGIYVLIFLAGLFVLSYALKKNYWKDIH
- the petA gene encoding ubiquinol-cytochrome c reductase iron-sulfur subunit, producing the protein MSMDQKMDSGRRQLLVATSAVGGVAVVATAVPFVASLTPSERAKAAGAPVEADIGKLAPGEMMTVEWRGKPVWILRRTPEMLASLEKTEPLVSDPASEKPMQPEYAQNKHRSINPEYLVAVGICTHLGCSPSDKFKVGAESGVGPDWPGGFLCPCHGSLFDLAGRVYRSMPAPDNLEIPPYKFLADTRILIGDDAKA
- the recR gene encoding recombination mediator RecR, coding for MSPSSLDELIDALRGLPGVGPKSAQRMAYHLLQRDQRGADRLARALGNALAVLRHCERCNTFTETEICQRCASPQRDASLLCVVEMPADLAVIEQTHAYNGLYYVLMGRLSPLDGIGPRELKFDKLLARVADSTVQEVILATNFTNEGEATAHIVAELLAARGIRVSRLSRGVPVGGELEHTDTGTIAQALVERRPL
- a CDS encoding YbaB/EbfC family nucleoid-associated protein, which produces MMKGGIAGLMKQAQQMQENMKKMQDQLASVEVEGQSGAGMVKVLMTCKYDVRRVTIDDSVMDDKEMLEDLLAAAVNDAVRRVETTTQEKMAGFTSGLNLPPGMKLPF
- the dnaX gene encoding DNA polymerase III subunit gamma/tau — protein: MSYQVLARKWRPKNFATLVGQEHVVRALSHALASGRLHHAWLFTGTRGVGKTTISRILAKALNCETGVTPEPCGTCAACRAIDADRFPDYVEMDAASNRGVEDMAALLDKAVYAPVQGRYKVYMIDEVHMLTGHAFNAMLKTLEEPPEHVKFILATTDPQKIPVTVLSRCLQFNLKQMPPGHIIDHLGGILEAEGVPFEAPALRHLAKAANGSMRDALSLLDQAIAHGSGRVEEEPVSHMLGTVGDDHLYAVLDALAAGDVAGMLAVADRMEARSLSFDAALQALASLLHRIALAQFAPAAIADEAERQRLAPYAEAFDAEFLQLAYQIAIHGRDELSLAPDDYAGFTMSLLRLHAFRPEQPAPLGSPDDAAGGGGAGRARVISPSPRPAASFAARTTAPVAPRDAAPPASPAVAKVLPPEQPRRERAIAEAGTASSPGRAGAVTESPVEPSNSVPPWEDLPPEAFAEGSVSQAVSSAVSGPLRSGNAEVERAVPERSATAAAGSAVACAERQQATAASAGTTMTGIASAFAAGGWHAILRALGLGGMVRELAQHCEWAGFADGVLNLRLSETHRHLLGMNPGLVDRLQDALAVQYGSPLRLRIETGAIAGETPAQRDQAEKRARHIEAVAALESDPFVRELMERFDASLVEASVRPL
- a CDS encoding AMP-binding protein, yielding MTAVAEFLKARDFLLANRTDYATAYAGFQWPQLTEFNWALDYFDTMAQGNDKPALWIVEEDGQEAKLSFAEMSARSNRVANWLRAQGVARGDRILIMLGNEVPLWETMLAAIKLGAVVIPATTLLTPEDLLDRLDRGQVRHVVIGKAHTDKFAELPGDYTRISVGGATGGWLSFEDAYAASPEFTPEGVTRVTDPLLLYFTSGTTSKPKLVEHSHQSYPVGHLSTMYWIGLQPGDRHMNISSPGWAKHAWSCFFAPWNAGACVFLYNYNRFNARALLDVLVKYEITTMCAPPTVWRMLIQQDLASVKTNLRELIGAGEPLNPEVIDQVKKAWGITIRDGFGQTETTAQIGNTPGQVLKSGSMGRPLPGYTIALLDADDKPAEEGEVSLVLAKRPVGLMLGYAGDAEKTSEVMRNGHYHTGDVATIDADGYITYVGRADDVFKASDYRISPFELESVLIEHPAVAEAAVVPSPDPVRLAVPKAYVILAPGFEAGKELAKDIFAFTRDKLAPYKRIRRIEFSDLPKTISGKIRRVELRRSEQGKDASTVRGALEFFEEDFPELKG
- a CDS encoding SGNH/GDSL hydrolase family protein, whose amino-acid sequence is MLLLTLLPVTALAAPFSNVYFFGDSLSDTGNDFLLSSAINAGDPDFPIVPDPIGYPASGRFSNGPVYSELFARRLGFDLQPSRLGGTNYAYGGAGTGAVILPGSSSFIEQVEQYVGAAGGADPDALYVLFVGSNDVQDIFDGAPPAATIEAAIGRIGTAIEALALEGVNHFLIPNIPDLGLVPATTGNGATARNDEATAVSFAFNAALAALLDSFDHLDLRTFDTFALLNDVVMNPAAFGLADAQHWCQREIGVTPDGQPQYELLCSAAEADRHLFWDYTHPTTAGHRALADALFAALQIPIPEPGTFALLLASLAAFALHRRRPRSVRA